A single genomic interval of Croceibacter atlanticus HTCC2559 harbors:
- the rpsL gene encoding 30S ribosomal protein S12, with protein MPTISQLVRKGRAKITKKSKSAALDSCPQRRGVCTRVYTTTPKKPNSAMRKVARVRLTNGKEVNAYIPGEGHNLQEHSIVLVRGGRVKDLPGVRYHIVRGALDTAGVAGRTQRRSKYGAKRPKK; from the coding sequence ATGCCAACAATTTCACAATTAGTACGAAAAGGAAGAGCCAAAATTACCAAGAAGAGTAAATCGGCTGCTTTAGATTCGTGTCCTCAGAGACGTGGAGTATGTACGCGTGTTTACACAACTACACCAAAGAAACCAAACTCTGCAATGCGTAAAGTAGCGCGTGTACGTTTGACTAATGGTAAGGAAGTAAACGCATACATTCCAGGTGAGGGTCACAATCTTCAAGAGCACTCGATAGTATTGGTAAGAGGTGGAAGGGTAAAAGATTTGCCAGGAGTTAGATACCACATTGTTCGTGGAGCCTTGGATACCGCAGGTGTCGCAGGAAGAACGCAACGTCGATCTAAGTATGGTGCAAAACGCCCAAAGAAGTAA
- a CDS encoding RagB/SusD family nutrient uptake outer membrane protein gives MKTYKYLFILITALAFTSCEDELNVLPEDDQSTEQVFSSEAGAQGALVGVYSFAQQDDVLNGTSTLATEWQADNVDFVGSFPTFNDIRTYETQADNTSIFAIYDDNYEVIGAANNVIAFVPTIEDENFTEEERAQVIAEAKFMRALVYFKLVNLFGQPLQVGGGTTLAVPLVTEPFSISGEANPPRNTVNDIHAQIEQDLTEAIPSLTNADNSRATTGAAQLLLARLYLYQERFGEAATLANDAISNDEFVLATNYTFYNTQSTEFFFTLVNTPADGQDSGQGFSGLTNPAPAGRGDAPFTDNLIEAYQEEAGDLRFTLTQTGTSASGEDRLFTSKFPDGNTNSDNAPVLRVTEAYLTRAEANFRNGSTIGAAPLDDINDLRDRANLPPLGALTLDQILNERRKELAFEGQRRMDLLRNGLNLRRPGMPNEAESAPGQNKTILPIPAREVDLSGLEQNPGY, from the coding sequence ATGAAAACATATAAATATTTATTTATTCTAATCACAGCTTTAGCATTTACAAGCTGCGAAGATGAATTGAATGTACTTCCTGAAGATGACCAGTCTACAGAACAAGTATTTTCAAGTGAAGCAGGTGCTCAAGGAGCATTAGTTGGTGTATACAGTTTTGCACAACAAGACGATGTTCTTAATGGTACATCTACATTAGCTACAGAGTGGCAAGCAGATAATGTTGATTTTGTAGGCTCATTTCCAACATTTAACGACATAAGAACATACGAAACACAAGCAGACAACACTTCAATATTTGCCATTTATGATGACAACTATGAAGTTATTGGTGCAGCAAACAACGTAATTGCATTCGTTCCTACAATTGAAGATGAAAACTTCACAGAAGAAGAGCGTGCTCAAGTGATTGCTGAAGCTAAATTTATGCGTGCATTAGTATACTTTAAATTAGTTAATTTATTTGGTCAGCCATTACAAGTTGGTGGCGGAACTACATTAGCTGTTCCTTTAGTTACTGAACCATTCTCAATTTCTGGAGAAGCAAATCCTCCAAGAAATACAGTTAATGACATACACGCACAAATTGAGCAGGATTTAACAGAAGCTATACCGTCATTAACAAATGCAGACAACTCAAGAGCTACTACTGGTGCTGCGCAATTATTATTAGCGCGTCTTTATTTATACCAAGAGCGTTTTGGCGAAGCAGCAACTTTAGCAAATGATGCTATTAGTAACGATGAGTTTGTATTAGCTACAAACTATACATTCTACAATACGCAATCAACTGAGTTCTTTTTCACATTAGTCAACACACCTGCAGATGGTCAAGATAGTGGCCAAGGTTTTTCAGGCTTAACAAATCCTGCTCCAGCTGGTCGTGGTGACGCTCCTTTTACTGATAATTTAATTGAAGCTTACCAAGAAGAAGCTGGTGATTTAAGGTTCACACTTACTCAAACAGGTACGTCTGCTTCAGGTGAAGACAGATTATTTACAAGTAAATTTCCTGATGGGAACACAAACTCAGATAATGCACCTGTTTTAAGAGTTACTGAAGCATATTTAACTAGAGCTGAAGCTAACTTTAGAAACGGAAGTACTATTGGTGCCGCCCCACTTGATGATATCAATGACTTAAGAGACAGAGCAAATTTACCACCATTAGGTGCTTTAACACTAGACCAGATCTTAAATGAAAGACGTAAAGAATTAGCATTTGAAGGACAACGTAGAATGGATCTTTTAAGAAACGGTTTAAACTTGAGACGTCCAGGCATGCCTAATGAGGCTGAGTCTGCACCAGGTCAAAACAAGACTATTTTACCTATTCCAGCAAGAGAAGTTGACTTAAGTGGATTAGAGCAAAATCCAGGTTATTAA
- a CDS encoding carboxypeptidase-like regulatory domain-containing protein, whose amino-acid sequence MKTKFSGILTLILAFVVQFSFAQDKTVTGVVTDNSGLPLPGVTIIVKGTSNGTQTDFDGNYSINAS is encoded by the coding sequence ATGAAAACAAAGTTTAGTGGAATTTTAACGCTAATCCTAGCGTTTGTCGTGCAATTTTCTTTTGCACAGGACAAAACCGTAACAGGTGTGGTTACAGATAATTCTGGCTTACCACTACCAGGTGTTACAATTATTGTAAAAGGGACCTCTAATGGAACCCAAACAGATTTCGATGGAAATTATTCTATCAACGCAAGCTAA
- a CDS encoding BamA/TamA family outer membrane protein, giving the protein MKHLDNSLALKRFKNFSKLSSSIDSIFNNLQNKGFINLKATPIQKVNDSIFESTLNLGKQVDSIFIDIPQSTFTLKQLKSVDPNAKESRIKIPISKTQSILNYLNNLQANSESPFSSLSLKNIKINKTSLYADLSLESTKQRTIDKIIINGYEKFPNSFIRYGARLKVKQPFNRETLKRKSKQLDNLSFATTKKDPEILFTKDSTSVYLYIEKKKSNSFDGFLGFSNNAETGNLEFNGYLDLNLTNNLDFGESLNLTYKSDGREQVQFKSGINLPYLLKTPMGLLLDLEIFKRDSTFVTVDQNARLNYQITNNSNIYLGYKGTTSSNLEEEPIAGTTIVDYTSNYVDFGGKTEQLSSNKLFPTTFHVSLNSLVGKRSTELLEDTQVRGSINSQYNYQLSDRSYLFAKNYASILLTENYITNELFRFGGIQSIRGFEENSIDASLLNSFQSEFRYILSPNLYTHSVLDYAYYENDVLGIKQQLVSIGFGLGLYTNSGLLKVVFANGKTSDQSFKFDNTKVHLSFFTKF; this is encoded by the coding sequence TTGAAACATTTAGACAACTCATTAGCACTGAAAAGATTCAAAAACTTTTCAAAGCTTTCTTCATCAATTGACTCTATTTTCAACAATCTTCAAAATAAAGGATTTATAAATCTGAAGGCAACACCTATACAAAAGGTTAACGACAGTATTTTTGAAAGCACTTTAAACTTAGGAAAACAGGTAGATTCAATATTTATTGATATTCCACAATCCACATTCACCCTGAAACAACTAAAATCTGTAGACCCAAACGCTAAAGAGTCAAGAATAAAAATACCTATAAGCAAAACGCAAAGCATATTAAACTATCTAAATAATTTACAAGCAAACTCTGAATCTCCATTTAGCTCACTAAGCTTAAAAAACATAAAAATTAACAAAACATCACTTTATGCAGATTTAAGTCTAGAAAGTACTAAACAAAGAACAATTGATAAGATAATTATAAATGGTTATGAAAAATTTCCTAATTCATTTATAAGGTATGGCGCAAGGCTAAAAGTTAAACAACCTTTTAATAGAGAAACATTAAAGCGAAAATCTAAACAGTTAGACAATTTAAGTTTTGCGACTACTAAAAAAGATCCTGAAATTCTATTCACTAAAGATTCCACTAGTGTCTATTTATATATAGAGAAGAAAAAATCTAATTCATTTGATGGGTTTTTAGGCTTTTCAAATAATGCAGAAACTGGCAATCTTGAATTTAATGGGTACCTAGATTTAAATCTTACTAATAATTTAGATTTTGGAGAATCTCTTAATCTAACCTATAAGTCTGACGGAAGGGAACAAGTACAATTTAAATCTGGCATTAATCTTCCATATTTACTCAAGACTCCAATGGGCTTATTGTTAGACCTTGAAATATTCAAAAGAGATTCTACGTTTGTTACTGTTGACCAAAATGCGCGACTAAATTATCAAATCACCAATAACTCTAATATTTATTTAGGCTACAAAGGAACAACATCCAGCAACCTTGAAGAGGAACCAATTGCAGGTACCACCATTGTAGACTACACTTCTAACTACGTAGATTTTGGAGGTAAAACAGAACAACTTTCATCCAACAAGCTATTCCCGACTACATTTCACGTTAGCCTAAACAGTTTAGTGGGGAAAAGATCTACCGAATTGCTAGAGGACACCCAAGTTAGAGGTTCTATTAATTCTCAATACAATTATCAACTTAGTGACAGAAGTTATTTGTTTGCAAAAAACTACGCTTCAATACTATTAACAGAAAACTACATAACAAATGAACTGTTTAGGTTTGGAGGCATTCAATCAATTAGAGGATTTGAAGAAAATAGTATAGATGCATCTCTTTTAAATTCATTTCAGTCTGAATTTCGCTATATCTTATCTCCAAATCTTTATACGCACTCTGTGTTAGATTATGCTTATTATGAAAATGATGTGTTAGGCATAAAGCAGCAACTCGTGAGTATTGGTTTTGGTTTAGGGCTTTACACCAATTCGGGTTTATTAAAAGTTGTTTTTGCTAATGGAAAAACAAGCGATCAGTCATTTAAATTCGACAACACGAAAGTACACCTAAGCTTTTTTACAAAATTTTAA
- a CDS encoding SusC/RagA family TonB-linked outer membrane protein, producing the protein MYSFIGFKTQEQLVGSKTNINVTLAESTAELDEVVVVAFGQQNKRKLIQSVSVVDEEALRDIPANSPQELIQGQAAGVQVVQSSGVLGAAPTIKIRGVASVSSGARPLFVVDGVPLNDTDLTSNQGANQGLNPLANINPNDIASISVLKDASATAVYGSRGSNGVVLITTKTGKKGQDTRVTLNMNTAFSESTDTFDMMTADEFRQYAVDAGYFAGVTSPDDLPQGDFDWVDGVTRTGISKNIDASVSGGSEKTSFFISTNFKNEEGFIIGNGLKRTAGRININHEANDWLDVGANIGVSLNEFDRVGAENSTFAPLTSAYLIRPWVEPRDENGQFVNTGFIANTIAIESLDINKSDQSRLTGNFFATAGITDYLSFTSKFGVDRVLIEEQQRSFDINTPGGSASNSYAQDNRVLLTNSLNFDKTFNDVHSVGAVVGISYEENKIRTSTVAGTGFVSDASINVVSAAEKTTTTSGATENRLVGYFGRVNYAYDNKYVVEGSLRRDGSSRFGANEQFGTFYAVAGGWNISEEAFLEDVDWLNNLKLRASYGTTGNDRIGNFSSLALYQGGVIGQYNGSAGLAPDSPGNPDLRWEESKSYDLGFATSLFNNRISLTVDYYNKVTSDLILNVPLSVAAFPGQNSRPENIGEIENTGFDISLTTDNVRNDNFTWTTSINVGINENKVNSLPGAAVDDQGREFVAGSASQRAIVGESVNTFYLIRYVGVNPQTGDAEWLDRDGNVTTTPTASDRVVVGDANPDFVGGITNTFRYKNFDLNLLANFSVGNDIYIDGLRFTDNAASGSFNNRRALLDVWQQPGDNAYVPAFDSPTFSTFDQRSTLQLRDGSYFRMKNVTLGYSIPETFMEKIGLVKSVRLYATATNLFTIKADNLEGIDPEVTDTSSALGQGETFFTPPQSKSFLFGATLTF; encoded by the coding sequence GTGTACTCTTTTATTGGTTTCAAAACACAAGAACAGCTTGTAGGAAGCAAAACCAACATTAACGTTACCCTTGCAGAAAGCACAGCAGAGCTAGACGAAGTAGTAGTTGTAGCATTTGGACAACAAAATAAGCGTAAGCTTATACAAAGTGTTTCTGTGGTAGACGAAGAGGCTTTAAGAGACATTCCCGCAAATTCTCCTCAAGAATTGATTCAAGGCCAGGCAGCTGGTGTACAAGTAGTACAATCTTCTGGTGTTCTTGGAGCTGCTCCAACAATTAAAATTCGTGGTGTTGCATCAGTTTCATCTGGAGCTAGACCTTTATTTGTTGTAGACGGTGTACCATTAAATGATACAGACCTTACATCAAACCAAGGTGCGAACCAAGGACTTAACCCTTTAGCAAACATAAACCCTAATGATATTGCATCTATCTCAGTACTAAAAGATGCATCGGCAACTGCTGTATACGGATCAAGAGGATCTAATGGTGTTGTATTAATTACAACTAAGACTGGTAAGAAAGGGCAAGATACTAGAGTAACATTAAATATGAATACTGCTTTCAGCGAATCTACAGACACATTTGATATGATGACTGCAGACGAGTTTAGACAATATGCAGTTGATGCAGGTTACTTCGCAGGAGTAACTTCTCCAGACGACTTACCTCAAGGTGATTTTGATTGGGTAGATGGTGTTACAAGAACTGGAATCTCTAAAAATATAGATGCCTCTGTAAGTGGTGGTAGTGAAAAAACTTCATTCTTTATTAGTACAAACTTTAAAAATGAAGAAGGATTTATTATTGGAAACGGACTTAAAAGAACTGCTGGCCGTATAAACATTAACCACGAAGCTAATGATTGGTTGGATGTAGGTGCAAACATTGGTGTTAGTTTAAACGAATTTGACAGAGTAGGTGCAGAGAACAGTACGTTTGCTCCACTTACATCTGCTTATTTAATAAGACCTTGGGTTGAACCAAGAGATGAAAATGGACAGTTTGTAAACACTGGCTTTATTGCAAACACAATAGCAATTGAATCTTTAGACATCAACAAATCTGATCAATCGAGATTAACAGGTAACTTTTTCGCAACTGCCGGAATTACAGATTACTTAAGTTTTACTTCAAAATTTGGTGTAGATAGAGTTTTAATTGAGGAGCAGCAACGTTCTTTTGACATTAACACTCCTGGTGGCTCAGCTTCTAACAGCTATGCTCAAGATAATAGAGTTCTTTTAACTAACTCTTTAAACTTTGACAAAACGTTTAATGATGTACACTCTGTTGGTGCAGTAGTTGGTATCTCTTATGAAGAGAACAAAATTAGAACATCTACAGTAGCTGGTACTGGTTTCGTAAGTGACGCAAGTATAAACGTAGTTTCTGCTGCAGAAAAAACAACTACTACATCTGGTGCAACAGAAAACAGATTAGTAGGTTATTTCGGAAGAGTAAACTATGCTTACGACAACAAATATGTAGTAGAAGGATCTTTAAGAAGAGATGGATCTTCTCGATTTGGAGCTAATGAGCAGTTTGGTACATTCTACGCAGTAGCCGGTGGATGGAACATCTCTGAAGAAGCATTTTTAGAAGATGTTGATTGGTTAAACAACCTAAAGCTTAGAGCAAGTTATGGTACAACAGGTAATGACAGGATTGGTAACTTTAGCTCTTTAGCATTATACCAAGGTGGTGTAATTGGTCAATATAATGGTTCTGCTGGTTTAGCACCAGATTCACCTGGAAACCCAGATTTAAGATGGGAAGAGTCTAAATCTTACGACTTAGGTTTTGCAACATCTTTGTTTAACAATAGAATATCTTTAACTGTTGATTACTACAACAAAGTAACATCAGACCTTATATTAAACGTACCATTATCAGTTGCTGCTTTCCCAGGACAAAATTCAAGACCAGAAAACATTGGTGAGATTGAAAACACTGGATTTGATATCAGCTTAACTACTGATAACGTTAGAAATGACAACTTTACATGGACAACTAGTATAAATGTTGGTATTAATGAAAATAAAGTTAATTCATTACCAGGTGCTGCAGTAGATGACCAAGGCAGAGAATTTGTTGCTGGATCTGCATCTCAAAGAGCAATTGTAGGTGAGTCTGTAAACACATTTTATCTAATAAGATATGTTGGTGTTAACCCACAAACTGGAGATGCTGAATGGTTAGATAGAGATGGGAACGTTACAACTACACCAACTGCAAGCGATAGAGTTGTTGTTGGAGATGCAAACCCAGATTTTGTTGGTGGTATTACAAATACCTTTAGATACAAAAACTTCGATCTTAACTTATTAGCAAACTTTAGTGTTGGTAATGATATTTATATTGACGGTTTAAGGTTTACTGATAATGCAGCTTCAGGAAGTTTCAACAACAGAAGAGCGTTATTAGACGTTTGGCAACAACCAGGTGACAATGCATATGTACCTGCTTTTGACAGCCCAACATTCTCTACATTCGATCAGAGATCAACATTACAGTTAAGAGATGGTTCTTATTTTAGAATGAAAAATGTAACTCTAGGATACTCTATCCCAGAAACATTTATGGAAAAAATTGGTTTAGTAAAAAGCGTGAGACTTTATGCAACAGCTACTAACCTATTTACTATAAAAGCAGACAACTTAGAAGGTATTGATCCTGAAGTTACAGACACAAGCTCTGCTTTAGGACAAGGTGAAACATTTTTTACACCACCTCAGTCTAAGTCATTCTTATTCGGAGCAACACTAACATTTTAA